From the genome of Malus sylvestris chromosome 13, drMalSylv7.2, whole genome shotgun sequence:
AACTATCTGTTGCCACTGGAATGAATGGCGCCCAGCGGAAGGATTTAAGTATTGACCTCACCTGAAACATACAAGTACATATCACTTTCGGTTCACCCCGTCAAATAACTCGCAAGAAACCAATACTCTACACAGAATCTTCTTACTGTGGTTGACTTGAAGGGTTCATCATTCAGTATAACATTGTAAAAGTCTTTGCCCAATTCATCAGCAGCTGTGGGAGCATCTTTGGCTATTCCTTTCTCTGCAGCCGCACCGCCAGCCACGGCAGCTCCAACAGCAGCAGCAGTTAGCCCTACAACTGCAGCAGGACCAGTCACCCCCAATGCTAGAGCCCCAATGGCCCCTACCGCACCCGCGCCGACTCCAGCCGCTGTTGCTGACGTAGCTGATATAGCAATCGCAGCCAGCTCTGCACTCTCCAACACCCAAAGAATAATGGCAGAGTAATCTATGAGACCTAGGTACCTGCCTCTCCAATCTGAACTTGTATCTGCTTCTGGGTTGCTCACAGGAGCTGACAAAATGTTGTTTTCAGACAGAATCTTAACCGCGTCGCCAACGGATGTATCTGCCGGAATCTCAATTACTGCACATAATAATGTAACAAGGCACTGCTTTTAGCTAACCATTTATCTCAgtcaattcatatctcatccaTAAACACTGTAATTGCGGATTAAATAGTGATTTCTGTCACCTTTGCCTCCAGGTACTGCTGGGAAAGATGAAACCGGAATTTTCGCAAATGCATTTGTCAAAACCTCCTGTAGGGGACGAGGTAATTTCTTCCTGGATTGGATGGTTTCGAAGTAGGCATCGTAGCTTGAAAGTTTAGATCTTTCCTTAACCTCTTGTGCCATATCTACTGTGGAGACAGAAATCGAAATCTTAATCCAATGTCTTCACATGAAGTCGTAGAATCATTATATAAGAATTTTCTTAATGTAGTTCGAATTAACCAGGATTAATTTGTTTTGTGCAATTTCTGTCTCCCATCTGGGTTGAGATCCTATTAATTCGCTCTTAGATTATGTTAATTTGACATAATTAA
Proteins encoded in this window:
- the LOC126595519 gene encoding SNF1-related protein kinase regulatory subunit gamma-1-like encodes the protein MAQEVKERSKLSSYDAYFETIQSRKKLPRPLQEVLTNAFAKIPVSSFPAVPGGKVIEIPADTSVGDAVKILSENNILSAPVSNPEADTSSDWRGRYLGLIDYSAIILWVLESAELAAIAISATSATAAGVGAGAVGAIGALALGVTGPAAVVGLTAAAVGAAVAGGAAAEKGIAKDAPTAADELGKDFYNVILNDEPFKSTTVRSILKSFRWAPFIPVATDSSMLSVMLLLSKYRLRNVPVIEPGQPNIKNYITQSGLVQGLERCRGRDWFDCIAAKPISDFGLPFMSSEEVISITSNDLILEAFKRMRDNKIGGLPVVEGPKKNIVGNVSIRDIRYLLLKPELFSNFRKLTVRDFMSTIATTNEIGKVIQPITCKLGSPLGNVIESLASKSVHRIHVVAGEEGEVVGVITLRDVISCFIYEPPDHFNNYMGFAVKEMLNQ